In Methanosarcina barkeri MS, a single window of DNA contains:
- a CDS encoding ATP-binding protein, with the protein MRKNIAEDSGPSLKAPQSHQISAVYEDAEGLIELLVTYFKEGLEGGEYCLWVSPDKLAAEGAKSELMKAGVDVEHYLTSSQLEFLPANPLLEDLTLLASAVKELAEKGYGNTLSGGFSGFRTNFEIKNTGNSLKPCLETCGKAIETMALEKNKSITLLYTIPLEELSGRVLLELMEESNVFAKRKGKLESLRILEEKIELKNNFLKAKTDLEASNWAKNGLMVNMNHELRTPLNSVIGFSDLLLEGAFGSLNTRQSKYVSNILISGKNLLEIINYLLDISMLETGEKNLNYEDVDIASLLGEVRMSLISFASSKKVSVEVKVDASLENIRADRTKLRQILYSLMNNAIKLTPEKKKVTVSALKKEGMLEIKVSDSGIGLSKEDHERMFMPFIQADFSTTRGYGGTGLGLYIAKNFVDLHGGNIWVESKGEKGSTFIFTLPIK; encoded by the coding sequence TTGAGGAAAAATATTGCTGAAGACTCTGGACCTTCTTTAAAAGCTCCGCAGAGTCACCAGATCTCTGCCGTGTATGAGGACGCCGAAGGATTGATAGAACTACTTGTTACCTATTTTAAGGAAGGACTTGAAGGGGGAGAATATTGCTTATGGGTTTCCCCGGATAAACTGGCTGCTGAAGGGGCAAAAAGTGAACTTATGAAGGCAGGAGTGGATGTCGAGCATTATCTCACTTCCTCTCAATTAGAATTTCTGCCGGCTAATCCACTCCTGGAAGATCTTACTCTTCTTGCGTCAGCAGTAAAAGAACTCGCCGAAAAAGGATATGGAAATACCCTTTCTGGAGGATTTTCAGGGTTTAGAACAAATTTTGAGATTAAAAACACTGGAAATTCTCTTAAGCCCTGTCTTGAAACGTGTGGAAAGGCCATTGAAACAATGGCTTTGGAAAAGAATAAAAGTATCACACTTCTCTATACCATTCCTCTTGAAGAACTTTCAGGTAGAGTCCTTCTAGAATTAATGGAAGAAAGCAATGTTTTTGCTAAAAGAAAAGGGAAATTAGAGAGTTTGAGAATTCTGGAAGAAAAAATAGAGCTGAAAAATAATTTTCTCAAAGCGAAAACAGATCTAGAAGCCTCAAACTGGGCCAAAAATGGGCTGATGGTTAACATGAACCATGAACTTCGGACCCCCCTTAACTCGGTAATAGGTTTCTCCGATTTGCTGCTGGAAGGAGCTTTCGGGTCCCTGAACACGAGGCAATCAAAATATGTAAGTAATATTCTCATAAGCGGGAAGAACCTTCTGGAAATTATCAATTATCTACTTGATATATCAATGCTCGAAACCGGGGAAAAGAACCTTAATTATGAAGATGTAGATATTGCCAGCCTTCTAGGAGAGGTAAGAATGAGTCTTATCTCATTTGCCTCAAGTAAGAAAGTCAGTGTAGAAGTAAAGGTTGATGCCTCTCTTGAGAACATCCGGGCTGATAGAACAAAGCTGAGACAGATCCTGTACAGTCTCATGAATAACGCTATAAAACTCACTCCTGAAAAGAAAAAGGTTACTGTAAGCGCCCTCAAAAAAGAAGGGATGCTCGAGATTAAAGTTTCGGATAGCGGAATAGGGCTGTCAAAAGAGGATCACGAAAGGATGTTTATGCCTTTTATTCAGGCAGATTTTTCCACAACCAGGGGATACGGTGGAACTGGACTTGGACTTTATATTGCTAAAAACTTCGTAGATCTTCATGGAGGGAATATCTGGGTGGAATCAAAGGGAGAAAAAGGCAGCACGTTTATCTTTACTCTTCCGATAAAATAG
- a CDS encoding flavodoxin family protein: protein MKITVFSGSHKGREGNTLIMVEEFLKGAEEAGAETENIFLIEKRIGYCKGKFECWLKTPGSCTIRDDMDDLLPRFVASDIAVFACPVYFDNIPAVMKNFIDRLTPVLVPHFEEDEMGEYRHAKRYEKLPKLAVISNAGLPGQTNFEVESLFFKRLARTFHTELVAEIYRGEGEIFRGKNNIMLKPLLGKYKKTLRCAGRELVENQTLSEKTIKELEKPIVPESLYIKFGNEEWNRLCEENKVD, encoded by the coding sequence ATGAAAATAACAGTATTCAGCGGGAGCCATAAAGGCAGGGAAGGAAACACTCTAATTATGGTAGAGGAATTCCTGAAAGGAGCAGAAGAAGCCGGGGCAGAAACCGAAAACATTTTTCTGATCGAAAAAAGAATTGGATATTGCAAGGGAAAATTCGAGTGCTGGCTCAAAACCCCTGGAAGTTGCACAATCAGGGACGATATGGATGATCTGCTTCCCAGATTTGTGGCTTCAGATATTGCAGTATTCGCATGTCCCGTGTATTTCGATAATATCCCAGCTGTTATGAAAAACTTTATAGATAGACTTACTCCTGTGCTTGTGCCTCATTTTGAAGAAGATGAAATGGGAGAGTACAGGCACGCAAAACGCTATGAAAAGCTTCCAAAACTCGCCGTGATATCAAACGCCGGGTTACCGGGCCAGACAAACTTTGAGGTTGAAAGCCTTTTTTTCAAGCGGCTTGCAAGAACTTTTCATACTGAACTCGTTGCTGAAATATACAGAGGAGAAGGAGAAATATTTAGGGGCAAAAACAATATCATGCTAAAACCTCTCCTAGGAAAGTATAAAAAAACCCTCAGATGCGCAGGAAGAGAACTTGTAGAGAACCAGACACTCTCAGAAAAAACCATAAAGGAACTTGAAAAACCAATTGTACCTGAAAGCCTGTACATAAAATTCGGGAACGAAGAATGGAACCGGCTGTGCGAGGAAAATAAGGTTGACTGA
- the ablB gene encoding putative beta-lysine N-acetyltransferase: protein MEKNLPFILEIKEELAGYWKKINLEIGGSRADLVIDYYNNRIKVMNFTGIFEKISEVLKIVAKVEKIGKIIVYTPLENIKELETCGYVEEGNIKGYYAGKDCHVFSSYPETSRGVSSNKGKEDQIIESCLRKVMISRRKLKKPDGSQKNENIRKQGENIGFQEEYRLKPAVQADASAMATLYRQEFKFYPTPLHMKSYLLKTMDSNVLYFLAEKQGTILSLASAEMDPTNKCAEITDCLTIPSERGKGLIKELIKALEKELLNRGFRSSYTLCRASSLGINAAFASLGYAYTGRLVNNCKIGNGFEDMNIWCKMLKKNRSKQRIN from the coding sequence ATGGAAAAAAACCTTCCCTTTATTCTTGAAATTAAAGAAGAACTGGCGGGATACTGGAAAAAGATAAATCTGGAGATTGGAGGATCAAGAGCTGATCTTGTAATTGATTACTACAACAACAGAATAAAAGTTATGAATTTTACCGGAATTTTTGAGAAAATTTCAGAAGTTCTTAAAATCGTTGCTAAAGTAGAAAAAATTGGGAAGATAATCGTATATACGCCTCTGGAAAACATAAAAGAGCTTGAAACCTGTGGATATGTAGAGGAAGGAAACATCAAGGGGTACTATGCAGGAAAAGACTGCCATGTTTTCTCAAGTTACCCTGAAACTTCCAGAGGAGTTTCTTCTAATAAAGGGAAAGAAGACCAGATAATTGAAAGCTGTCTCAGAAAAGTAATGATATCCAGAAGAAAACTGAAAAAACCGGATGGCTCCCAAAAAAATGAGAACATAAGAAAACAAGGAGAGAATATCGGGTTTCAGGAAGAGTACAGGCTCAAGCCTGCAGTCCAGGCTGATGCCTCAGCAATGGCAACTCTTTACAGGCAGGAGTTTAAGTTTTATCCCACTCCTTTGCACATGAAAAGTTATCTTCTAAAAACCATGGACTCGAATGTTCTCTATTTCCTTGCAGAAAAGCAAGGAACAATCTTGAGCCTTGCTTCGGCAGAAATGGACCCAACAAACAAGTGTGCAGAAATAACCGACTGCCTGACAATTCCTTCCGAGAGGGGAAAGGGATTGATAAAAGAGCTCATCAAAGCTCTGGAAAAAGAACTTTTAAATAGAGGCTTCAGAAGCTCTTATACTCTCTGTAGAGCTTCATCTCTAGGAATAAATGCAGCTTTTGCTTCTCTTGGCTATGCTTACACAGGCAGGCTAGTTAACAACTGCAAGATTGGAAATGGATTTGAAGACATGAACATCTGGTGCAAAATGCTTAAAAAGAACAGGTCAAAACAAAGAATAAACTAA
- a CDS encoding flavin reductase family protein, giving the protein MPTTLVGARVNEKPNYLTVAFCGVVQASPPMIAVTLGKMHHTNEGIRENQCFSVNIPSQNMVEITDYCGIVSGKRIDKSEIFETFYGKLEKAPMIRECPVNLECRLIDILDLGGASEVFIGEIVESYAEERYLCNEIPDIEKIKPIVFSMYDNNYWGIGEHLGKAWSIGKNFAEGGNEKKAENAR; this is encoded by the coding sequence ATGCCCACTACCCTCGTAGGGGCTCGTGTAAACGAAAAGCCGAATTACCTGACAGTCGCTTTTTGCGGAGTTGTACAGGCAAGCCCTCCCATGATTGCGGTGACCCTTGGGAAAATGCACCATACAAATGAAGGAATAAGGGAAAACCAGTGCTTCAGTGTAAATATTCCTTCTCAGAACATGGTGGAAATTACGGACTACTGCGGCATAGTCTCCGGAAAAAGAATAGATAAGTCCGAAATTTTCGAAACCTTCTACGGAAAACTTGAAAAAGCCCCAATGATCCGGGAATGTCCTGTGAATCTTGAGTGCAGACTTATTGACATTCTGGATCTCGGAGGCGCGAGTGAGGTTTTCATAGGAGAGATTGTTGAAAGTTATGCAGAAGAAAGATATCTCTGTAATGAAATTCCTGATATCGAGAAGATCAAGCCTATAGTTTTTTCCATGTACGATAATAATTACTGGGGAATAGGTGAGCACCTAGGCAAGGCATGGTCTATTGGGAAAAATTTTGCTGAAGGTGGTAACGAAAAAAAAGCTGAAAATGCTAGATGA
- a CDS encoding ABC transporter ATP-binding protein, with product MLRVSNLVKDYEVRSEKIKVLDHIDFTVEDGEILGITGRSGSGKSTLLRILRGVEPFQEGTVEVDGKIITPASGIEGDKFLKSVSAIHLQRNFGLWNGPAIENVIRKLNYLRVGYESLPRNEYLPHSVDNDYDDLFKEAMEYLKLVGLEDKALHSTNLLSGGEKQRVVMARQLAAKPRLLLLDEPVTMTGPDTKQEVLDVIKSLKKKLNIPIIVVSHLPEIHAYLADRLIFLENGKIAANGEPSLVLKNFLRDMKPKEKLAEPEKKEVCIKVKDISKRYSIIRMGEVLNIKDFSLDIYRGEILAFIGSSGAGKTTLMKLMEGLVKPKSGTVEYLCNRDLVDVTRYSKKRMELRRIMSIMNQEFSMSVNSTVREQIRFRLSMKKQGSIEHARSKAREIGLSDETLDTIYRLPDMPEEEKETALRELNLNDTIYFELFPTIPITDVDTYARPVFEALDLPMEILDKTPYQISGGEHVRAFIALSLATSPEYLMLDEPFGDLDPVTLRDVTNSLKRINERFGTTIVLVSHHMDFVREVAHRAILIDNGALAMDGEPAEVCQELINRSNAPYMEHSLEDLVEGGLETK from the coding sequence ATGCTCAGAGTTTCCAACCTGGTTAAAGATTATGAGGTACGTTCCGAAAAGATAAAAGTGCTGGACCATATCGACTTCACGGTAGAGGATGGAGAAATCCTCGGGATAACAGGTCGAAGCGGAAGCGGAAAGTCGACATTGTTGCGCATTCTCCGGGGAGTTGAGCCCTTTCAGGAGGGAACTGTGGAAGTAGATGGAAAAATTATAACGCCTGCTTCAGGGATTGAAGGGGATAAATTTCTGAAGAGCGTAAGCGCAATACACCTACAGCGAAACTTCGGGCTCTGGAACGGGCCTGCGATTGAAAATGTTATAAGAAAGCTGAACTACCTTCGAGTGGGGTATGAATCCCTTCCACGGAATGAATATCTTCCGCACAGTGTAGATAATGATTACGACGACCTGTTTAAAGAAGCAATGGAGTATCTAAAACTCGTGGGCCTGGAGGATAAGGCGCTTCATTCCACCAATCTCCTGAGTGGGGGAGAAAAACAGAGAGTTGTAATGGCAAGACAGCTTGCCGCAAAGCCGAGACTCCTTCTCCTAGATGAACCTGTTACAATGACCGGGCCGGATACAAAACAGGAAGTCCTTGATGTAATAAAGAGCCTGAAAAAGAAGTTGAACATCCCAATTATAGTAGTTTCTCACCTTCCGGAAATTCACGCTTATCTTGCTGACAGGTTGATCTTCCTTGAAAACGGGAAAATTGCAGCCAACGGAGAACCTTCCCTAGTACTTAAAAATTTCCTCAGGGATATGAAGCCAAAGGAAAAGCTTGCGGAACCCGAGAAGAAAGAGGTCTGCATTAAAGTTAAGGACATTTCAAAACGCTATTCCATCATCAGGATGGGAGAAGTCCTGAATATCAAAGATTTTTCTCTCGATATTTACAGAGGAGAAATTCTGGCTTTTATCGGATCCTCGGGAGCTGGAAAAACAACCCTTATGAAACTCATGGAAGGGCTTGTAAAACCAAAGAGCGGAACCGTAGAATATCTATGCAACAGAGACTTGGTAGACGTTACCAGGTATAGCAAAAAACGCATGGAACTCCGTAGGATCATGAGTATTATGAACCAGGAATTCTCGATGTCCGTAAACTCCACGGTAAGGGAACAAATTCGGTTCAGGTTAAGCATGAAAAAGCAAGGTTCAATTGAACATGCAAGGAGTAAAGCTAGGGAAATAGGGCTGTCGGATGAAACCCTTGATACTATATACCGCCTGCCTGACATGCCAGAAGAAGAGAAAGAAACTGCTCTGCGGGAACTCAATCTGAATGACACAATCTATTTTGAACTCTTTCCGACGATCCCAATAACTGATGTTGATACCTATGCAAGACCAGTATTCGAAGCCCTTGACCTGCCAATGGAAATTCTTGACAAAACTCCTTACCAGATCAGCGGGGGCGAACATGTCAGGGCTTTCATTGCCTTAAGCCTTGCAACTTCTCCCGAGTATCTTATGCTTGATGAACCATTCGGAGACCTTGACCCTGTAACTCTCAGGGATGTCACAAACTCTTTAAAAAGAATCAACGAACGCTTTGGCACGACCATCGTGCTTGTAAGCCACCACATGGATTTTGTTAGGGAAGTTGCTCACAGGGCTATATTGATTGATAACGGAGCTCTTGCAATGGATGGAGAGCCGGCAGAAGTCTGTCAGGAACTCATCAACAGGAGCAATGCCCCTTACATGGAACACAGCCTGGAAGACCTTGTGGAAGGCGGTTTGGAGACTAAGTAA
- a CDS encoding methylamine methyltransferase corrinoid protein reductive activase: MRCGVAIDLGTSGYRAQKIDLDTEEIRRTVITLRNPLPGSNVMDHMDFAIHYGQDLAHGLSINAVKSLFQALDVKSEELERLSICGNPIQLSIFQGISIEDLAYAGERKKKKYNIQEQDRSARIIHSSEIPGLDEYDCEIVVPPAIKHEVGADALALIIKSGMLDSDEISIATDYGTNAEMALKVKDIIYTGSAAAGPALEGQQIKHGNLASPYVISDFEFENGGLRNYVLSEEMKPVPGDIIDPATGEILEEGQIKAKGITGTGVIALIEKGIERGLIELPRIKTPDELIHLQNRMDFSEKDLKEAGKAIGAIRAGHITLCSTAGIEMADIDTAYMAGAAGTYMDAAKAQKIGLIPYATGKVSQLGNTSLAVAREILLSEKRLWELQDIASQIIGTHIMFATAPEFRDVYVLELAYWEEGMPFKMFKKYLKKKELPGLGDPIQNLIIDKRVERDIPVLGEEGLHVLERVGTYMTMVVDCPECKKCIKVCPTGAISIDDENRVMISTDLCEGAHCQKCIRACPPEKFNWENLEVFKQKLQE; encoded by the coding sequence ATGAGATGTGGAGTTGCAATTGACCTTGGAACAAGTGGGTATCGAGCTCAAAAAATCGATCTTGATACAGAAGAGATCCGAAGAACAGTGATAACTTTGAGGAATCCTCTTCCCGGATCAAACGTAATGGATCATATGGATTTCGCAATTCACTATGGTCAGGATCTCGCACATGGACTTTCTATAAATGCAGTAAAGAGCCTATTCCAGGCTCTTGATGTGAAAAGTGAAGAACTTGAAAGACTTTCAATATGTGGGAACCCAATTCAGCTATCCATCTTTCAGGGGATAAGCATCGAAGACCTGGCCTATGCAGGAGAACGGAAGAAAAAGAAGTATAATATACAGGAGCAGGACAGAAGCGCGAGAATCATACATAGCAGTGAAATCCCCGGGCTTGATGAATATGATTGTGAAATCGTAGTTCCTCCTGCAATAAAACATGAAGTTGGGGCCGATGCCCTTGCCCTGATAATAAAATCCGGAATGCTCGATAGCGACGAAATTTCAATTGCTACGGACTACGGAACAAATGCAGAAATGGCCCTCAAAGTGAAGGATATTATTTATACGGGATCTGCAGCTGCTGGCCCTGCCCTTGAAGGACAGCAGATAAAACATGGAAACCTTGCGTCTCCTTACGTCATATCAGATTTTGAATTCGAGAATGGGGGATTAAGGAACTACGTCCTGAGTGAAGAAATGAAACCGGTTCCTGGAGATATAATCGATCCGGCAACCGGGGAAATCCTTGAGGAAGGTCAGATCAAGGCTAAAGGAATCACAGGTACCGGGGTCATAGCTCTGATAGAAAAAGGAATTGAACGTGGCCTTATAGAGCTTCCAAGGATTAAAACTCCGGATGAGCTTATTCACCTGCAAAATCGGATGGATTTCTCTGAAAAAGACCTGAAGGAAGCCGGAAAAGCTATAGGCGCAATTCGTGCAGGGCATATTACGCTCTGTTCGACCGCAGGTATCGAAATGGCAGACATTGATACGGCTTATATGGCAGGTGCTGCCGGTACATATATGGATGCAGCAAAAGCCCAGAAAATCGGTTTGATTCCGTACGCAACAGGAAAGGTCTCCCAGCTTGGAAACACTTCACTTGCAGTCGCCCGTGAAATATTGCTGTCGGAAAAGAGATTATGGGAACTTCAGGACATTGCAAGTCAGATAATAGGCACACACATAATGTTTGCGACTGCTCCGGAATTCCGGGACGTATATGTTCTTGAACTTGCGTACTGGGAAGAAGGTATGCCCTTTAAAATGTTCAAGAAATATCTCAAAAAGAAAGAGCTTCCAGGCCTGGGAGACCCGATACAGAATCTCATTATCGATAAACGTGTGGAGAGAGATATTCCAGTTCTTGGAGAAGAAGGGCTTCATGTACTTGAAAGAGTCGGAACCTACATGACTATGGTTGTCGATTGCCCCGAGTGCAAAAAGTGTATTAAAGTCTGCCCAACTGGCGCTATATCAATTGACGACGAAAATAGAGTTATGATAAGCACTGACCTATGTGAAGGCGCCCATTGCCAGAAATGTATCCGAGCCTGCCCTCCTGAAAAATTTAACTGGGAAAATCTCGAGGTTTTCAAACAGAAGCTACAGGAATAA
- the kamA gene encoding lysine 2,3-aminomutase encodes MKSKIMNYFNASEEEFSDWKWQYRHRIETVEELEKLIQLSETEKEDIKKALEVFPMAISPYYASLIDPTDPNCPIRMQAVPSSAELKKSSWELEDPLCEDKDSPSEESCITHRYPDRVLFLISNRCGMYCRHCTRKRRVGNREYDYSEKVIREGLEYIREHPEIRDVLLSGGDALLVSDERLDWLLGELFDIPHVEIVRIGSRVPVTLPQRITPELCEILEKYPSVWLNTHFNHPKEITPEAKKAMRMLAKAGVPLGNQSVLLRGVNDCPMVIKKLCHELLKIKTRPYYLYQCDLSFGLEHFRTSVSRGIEIIEMLRGHTSGLAVPTFVVDAPGGGGKIPVGPNYLISSSDTGVVLRNYEGVICMYPEPEAYSWECQQACSICDKHPGLKSGTGIAKLYDEENDIIALEPESLERKKRF; translated from the coding sequence GTGAAATCTAAGATTATGAACTATTTTAATGCATCTGAAGAAGAATTTTCAGACTGGAAATGGCAATACAGGCATAGAATTGAGACCGTAGAAGAACTTGAAAAATTGATTCAGTTATCAGAGACCGAGAAAGAAGATATAAAAAAAGCTCTTGAAGTTTTTCCTATGGCAATATCTCCTTATTATGCTTCTCTTATAGATCCGACAGATCCTAACTGTCCTATTCGAATGCAGGCTGTACCCAGTTCAGCCGAACTTAAAAAATCTTCCTGGGAACTCGAAGATCCCCTATGTGAGGATAAGGATTCCCCTTCTGAAGAGAGCTGTATAACCCATAGATATCCTGATAGGGTGCTTTTCCTCATTTCAAACCGCTGTGGGATGTATTGCAGACACTGTACCCGCAAGCGAAGGGTCGGCAACAGAGAGTACGACTATTCTGAAAAGGTAATCAGAGAAGGGCTCGAGTATATTAGAGAACATCCTGAAATAAGGGATGTCCTGCTTTCGGGAGGAGATGCCCTGCTCGTTTCCGATGAAAGGCTGGACTGGCTCCTGGGAGAACTCTTTGACATTCCTCACGTGGAAATAGTAAGGATAGGTTCAAGGGTTCCTGTAACCCTCCCTCAGCGCATAACCCCTGAATTATGTGAAATTCTTGAAAAATATCCGTCAGTCTGGCTTAATACCCATTTCAATCACCCAAAAGAGATTACCCCGGAAGCTAAAAAGGCAATGAGAATGCTAGCAAAAGCCGGAGTTCCTCTTGGTAATCAGTCCGTACTCCTCAGGGGAGTCAATGACTGCCCGATGGTAATTAAAAAACTTTGCCACGAACTCCTTAAGATAAAAACAAGGCCTTATTATCTCTATCAGTGCGACCTTTCCTTTGGGCTGGAGCATTTCAGGACCTCAGTTTCGAGGGGAATAGAGATCATTGAGATGCTTAGAGGACATACATCGGGTCTTGCAGTTCCTACTTTTGTTGTTGATGCCCCTGGAGGAGGAGGAAAAATTCCTGTAGGTCCTAATTACCTGATTTCAAGCTCGGACACAGGAGTCGTCCTTAGAAATTACGAAGGGGTGATCTGCATGTACCCAGAACCTGAAGCTTATTCCTGGGAGTGTCAGCAAGCCTGTTCAATCTGCGATAAGCATCCAGGGCTTAAAAGTGGCACAGGCATTGCAAAACTATATGACGAAGAAAATGACATAATCGCTCTCGAACCCGAAAGCCTCGAAAGAAAAAAGCGTTTCTAA
- a CDS encoding 50S ribosomal protein L40e, with product MGRFPEAEERLLNKKICMRCNARNAVRATRCRKCGYSALRVKSKESKGA from the coding sequence ATGGGTCGTTTTCCAGAAGCAGAAGAAAGATTATTAAATAAAAAAATTTGCATGCGATGCAATGCAAGGAATGCAGTAAGAGCAACTCGCTGCAGAAAATGCGGCTACAGTGCTCTTCGGGTAAAATCCAAGGAATCCAAGGGAGCATGA
- the purB gene encoding adenylosuccinate lyase: MLIHPIDYRYGTAEMKHVWSQENRLNKLLQVEAALARAEADMGLIPADSAEIISESISSVKSERVDEIEAEIHHDMMAVVTAISEQCRDDAGKWVHFGATSNDILDTATALQIKDAIDLMEDKLKTFLGVLLDKAEAHKNTVCCGRTHGQIGVPTTYGLRFAIWASEISRHLDRLHQLTPRATVGQMTGAVGTQAAFGKSGILIQKLTMQHLGIGAVDVSNQIIQRDRHAEFVMWMANTVTTLDKIGIEIRTLQRSEIAEIEESFGKKQVGSSTMPHKRNPIKSEQMCGLARIVRAMVEPELLNNTLWDERDLTNSSSERVVFPEACVLTDHILKIGINVIEHLRFYPENIRRNLELLRGLNMGEAVMIELAKRGVGRQEAHELVRTAAMKAHDTGQHFKNVLLENPDIARYLTATDIENLVNPDKYIGTAVEQVEVLVAKLREAYSL; this comes from the coding sequence GTGTTGATTCATCCTATAGACTACCGGTATGGTACAGCAGAAATGAAACATGTGTGGAGCCAGGAAAACAGACTAAACAAGCTCCTTCAAGTCGAGGCAGCCCTTGCCCGCGCCGAAGCGGATATGGGTTTGATCCCCGCAGATTCGGCTGAGATTATATCTGAAAGTATCTCTTCCGTAAAATCTGAAAGGGTTGACGAAATTGAAGCAGAGATCCATCATGATATGATGGCTGTGGTCACTGCAATTTCTGAACAGTGCAGAGATGACGCTGGAAAATGGGTACATTTCGGAGCCACTTCAAACGATATTCTAGATACGGCAACAGCTCTCCAGATTAAGGATGCAATTGATCTTATGGAGGATAAACTCAAAACTTTTCTCGGAGTTCTGCTTGACAAGGCCGAAGCCCACAAGAATACGGTCTGCTGCGGAAGAACTCACGGACAAATAGGGGTTCCGACAACATACGGACTGCGCTTTGCTATATGGGCTTCGGAGATTTCAAGGCATCTGGACCGTCTCCATCAACTCACTCCAAGAGCTACTGTAGGGCAGATGACAGGTGCAGTTGGGACCCAGGCTGCGTTTGGGAAATCTGGGATACTTATCCAGAAACTTACAATGCAGCACCTTGGAATCGGCGCTGTTGATGTTTCCAATCAGATCATTCAGAGAGATAGGCACGCTGAATTTGTAATGTGGATGGCAAATACAGTTACGACTCTGGATAAGATAGGTATAGAAATCAGGACTCTCCAGCGCAGTGAAATTGCCGAGATTGAGGAAAGTTTTGGAAAAAAGCAGGTAGGCTCATCTACTATGCCCCATAAACGCAATCCTATAAAGTCCGAGCAGATGTGCGGGCTTGCAAGAATTGTAAGGGCCATGGTGGAGCCCGAACTCCTTAATAATACACTGTGGGATGAAAGGGATCTGACCAACTCTTCTTCCGAGAGAGTAGTTTTCCCTGAAGCCTGTGTGCTTACGGACCACATCCTCAAAATAGGGATAAATGTAATTGAACATCTGAGATTCTATCCTGAAAATATCCGGAGAAATCTGGAATTGCTAAGGGGCCTTAATATGGGAGAGGCTGTGATGATTGAGCTCGCAAAAAGAGGAGTAGGCAGGCAGGAAGCCCATGAGCTCGTGAGGACTGCAGCAATGAAAGCCCACGATACAGGACAGCATTTCAAAAATGTACTTCTGGAAAATCCTGATATTGCAAGATATTTAACTGCTACAGATATTGAGAATCTCGTAAATCCCGATAAATATATAGGGACTGCAGTGGAACAGGTTGAAGTACTTGTCGCAAAACTTCGTGAAGCTTATTCTCTCTAA
- a CDS encoding geranylgeranylglyceryl/heptaprenylglyceryl phosphate synthase, with amino-acid sequence MQVEAHLQKIIDQEGKVHLTLIDPASQTPERAAEIALAAVKGGTDAIMIGGSTGASGTLLDETVIKIKEKVDVPTILFPGSSAGLSRYADAVFFMSLLNSRDLGYVITNQVLGAPLVYQSQIEPISMAYLIVEPGGTVGWVGDAKLIPRKKPELAAVYALAGKYLGMHYTYLEAGSGADKPINPEMIGAVKKVLGENKLIVGGGIRDAEAAKLCVSAGADMIVTGTVLEEARDVTAKVADLVSAIKR; translated from the coding sequence TTGCAGGTGGAAGCACACCTTCAGAAAATCATTGATCAGGAAGGAAAAGTTCATCTTACCCTTATCGATCCTGCTTCCCAAACGCCTGAACGAGCCGCTGAAATCGCCCTTGCAGCAGTCAAGGGAGGCACTGATGCCATCATGATAGGGGGCTCAACCGGAGCGTCGGGAACCCTGCTTGATGAGACCGTCATAAAGATAAAAGAAAAGGTAGATGTTCCAACCATTCTTTTTCCGGGAAGTTCAGCCGGGCTTAGCAGGTATGCAGATGCCGTATTTTTCATGAGTCTTCTGAACTCGAGAGATCTAGGGTATGTGATCACAAACCAGGTTCTGGGAGCTCCGCTTGTATACCAGAGTCAGATAGAACCTATTTCCATGGCATACCTTATAGTTGAACCCGGAGGGACTGTTGGTTGGGTAGGGGACGCTAAATTGATCCCCAGAAAGAAACCTGAACTTGCCGCAGTATATGCCCTTGCAGGCAAATACCTCGGCATGCATTATACCTACCTTGAAGCCGGGTCCGGAGCTGACAAGCCTATTAACCCTGAGATGATAGGAGCTGTCAAGAAAGTTCTAGGGGAAAACAAACTCATTGTTGGCGGTGGGATTAGAGACGCAGAGGCTGCAAAACTCTGTGTGTCGGCAGGTGCAGATATGATAGTTACCGGCACCGTTCTTGAAGAAGCAAGGGACGTTACTGCAAAAGTGGCTGATCTTGTATCAGCCATAAAAAGATGA